From the genome of Sphingobacterium sp. UGAL515B_05:
AATTGGAGGGTTTCGAATATGCTCCTGCAGACAACTATCTGGCTCAGACTGGTGCTTTGACCTCGCCCAAAGCTGTTATCACAGATCAACATACACAAGCGTATACCTTAACGCCAACCTGGGAAAAGGTTGCAAATGCTGATTATTATGAAATTGAATTCAATAATCTGATCTATTCGACCATCAAAGACAGTCAATTGCTATTCGAAGGATTGGCCGCGGAAACGGATTACCAGTTTAAAATTAGAGCTGTCAATAAATCTGGTGTTTCAGATTGGAGTACATTTGCCGCAAGAACAAAAGCAAACCCGTTGGAATTTGCCATCGAAGGAATCAAAGCAGAGACTTCTGTGGATAACCAAGGTGGAAATGGTATCAATAAATTGTTCAATTATGACGAGGGGGATATGTGGCATACAAAATGGGGACAGACAGCGGTTCCGTTTGATATGACCTTAGATCTAAAATCCGTTAATCAATTGGATAAGTTTGAGTATCTTCCAAGAACCGATGGCGGAAATGGCATCATTTTAAAAGGAAAAGTATTCTATAGCAACGATAAGGACACCTGGACGGAAGCTGGTAGTTTTGATTGGAAACGTGATGGCGAAATGAAACGTTTTGATTTTAGAACCCATCCGGTGGCTCGATTTATTAAAATTTCAGTTTCTGAAGCTGTGGGAGGTTTTGGTTCAGGAAGAGAATTATATGTGTTTAAAGTACCAGGATCGTCAAGCTACTTACCGGGCGATATTAATAATGACCGATTGATCGATCATAATGACTTGACTTCCTACATTAACTATACGGGATTGCGACTGGGAGATGGAGATTTCGAAGGTTATGTCAGCAATGGCGATGTCAATAAAAATAATCTGATTGACGCTTATGATATTTCCAATGTTGCTGTTGTCATAGAAGGTGGTGCGAAACCAAATAAAGAAGAAAAGGTCAGTGGTAAATTAAAATTGGTTCCCTCAAAGACGACCTTAAAGTCAGGCGATATTGTGGAGATTAGTGTTAGTGGAGAGAATCTTAAAGCTGTCAATGCACTTAGTTTTGCCCTTCCTTACAATCAGGGTGATTTTGAGTATGTCGGTATTGAGTCCTTGCATTTAAAAGAGATGAACAATTATAGCAACGATCGTCTTCACACCAATGGAAGTAAGGCTCTGTATGCTACTTTTGTTAATCTAGGTAACAAGGAGACCTTGAATGGATCTGAAGTTTTATTTAAGATTAAATTAAAAGCGAAACGTAATGTCAACTTCAATCTGAAAGCGATAGATGGTATTTTAGTAGACAAGAAGCTAAATTCTGTTTCTTTCTAAATCAGTTACGATAAAAAGAAGGGGGATCTTTATAGATCCCCCTTCTTTTTATCGTAACTGATTGGTGTGATTAATTTAGCGCCATGCTAAGATCCATCAGTAAAATTTCAGTATCAGCCGAAGTAGATTTTAAACTGATTTCTGAGACATCCCAAATACCGAAGCCATCTCGGGTCTCTAATGCTTGTCCTTCTACTGTAACACTTCCTTTAAGTACAAAGATGTAAACACCGTTGCCTGCTTGTTTAATCTGATAGTTCGTTTCGATATCTTTTTCAAAATGACCTAGATGAAACCAGGCATCTTGATGGATCCAGACCCCTTCATCCGTTGGATCTGGCGAAAGTATCTGTTGAAACCTGTTGTGTCGCTGACTGACATCTAGCGTGATTTGATCGTATCGTGGTGTTACATTTCGTTTATTTGGATATACCCATATTTGTAGGAATTTTACAATTTGATCATCATTTTTATTGTATTCACTATGCATAATACCCGTTCCGGCACTC
Proteins encoded in this window:
- a CDS encoding pirin family protein; translated protein: MNTQNFIKKGLLGSGIFTKNSSAGDVLQNDIDEIEPLEALESNAIENKISKLEDHSVLHKASSRGYANHGWLKSHHTFSFANYHNPERMHFGVLRVLNDDMVAEGRGFGKHPHDNMEIISIPLEGDLEHEDSMGNKAIIKKGDIQIMSAGTGIMHSEYNKNDDQIVKFLQIWVYPNKRNVTPRYDQITLDVSQRHNRFQQILSPDPTDEGVWIHQDAWFHLGHFEKDIETNYQIKQAGNGVYIFVLKGSVTVEGQALETRDGFGIWDVSEISLKSTSADTEILLMDLSMALN